In a single window of the Entelurus aequoreus isolate RoL-2023_Sb linkage group LG16, RoL_Eaeq_v1.1, whole genome shotgun sequence genome:
- the pcyt1aa gene encoding choline-phosphate cytidylyltransferase A, whose amino-acid sequence MQSSSVPSLPSRKRKRDVSNVDNEVAAKIGKIARCTVGLKHPAPFADELVPADAQPYQRVNMEEAKRGTPPDRPVRVYADGIFDVFHSGHARALMQAKCLFPNTHLIVGVCSDDLTHKYKGFTVMNEDERYDAVCHCRYVDEVVRNAPWTLSPEFLGKHRIDFVAHDDIPYSSAGSDDVYKHIKEAGMFAPTQRTEGISTSDIITRIVRDYDLYVRRNLQRGYTAKELNVSFINEKKYHLQERVDKVKRKVRDVEEKSKEFVLKVEEKSIDLIQKWEEKSREFIGNFLQMFGPEGALKHMLKEGKGRMLQAISPRQSPSSSPAREERSPSPTFRLPFFNKTSPPHYSGARGYLVSEDDEDDDN is encoded by the exons ATGCAGAGCTCCAGCGTGCCATCGCTCCCGTCCCGAAAGAGGAAACGAGATGTCTCCAATGTAGACAACGAGGTGGCAGCGAAGATTGGGAAAATCGCCAGATGTACTGTG GGCTTGAAGCACCCTGCACCTTTCGCAGATGAGCTGGTGCCAGCTGATGCTCAGCCATACCAGAGAGTCAACATGGAGGAGGCCAAACGGGGAACACCAC CTGACCGGCCAGTGCGAGTGTATGCAGATGGAATCTTTGATGTTTTCCACTCAGGACACGCCAGGGCTCTGATGCAGGCAAAATGTCTCTTCCCCAATACACACCTCATAGTTGGAG TGTGCAGCGATGACCTGACACACAAGTACAAGGGCTTCACAGTCATGAACGAAGACGAGCGCTACGACGCTGTGTGTCACTGTCGCTACGTGGACGAAGTGGTGCGCAACGCCCCCTGGACGCTGTCGCCAGAGTTTCTGGGCAAACATCGC attgactttgtGGCCCATGATGACATCCCTTACTCCTCTGCCGGCAGTGACGACGTCTACAAGCACATCAAGGAAGCAG GCATGTTTGCTCCCACCCAGCGGACAGAAGGCATCTCCACCTCTGACATCATCACACGTATTGTCCGAGACTACGACTTGTACGTCAGGCGCAACCTGCAGAGGGGCTACACAGCCAAGGAGCTCAACGTCAGCTTCATCAAT GAGAAGAAGTACCACCTGCAGGAGCGTGTGGACAAGGTGAAGAGGAAGGTACGAGACGTTGAGGAGAAGAGCAAAGAGTTTGTCCTCAAGGTGGAGGAGAAGAGCATTGACCTCATCCAGAAGTGGGAGGAGAAATCCAGGGAGTTCATTGGCAACTTCCTGCAGATGTTTGGACCTGAGGGAGCGCTG aaGCACATGCTGAAGGAGGGCAAAGGTCGCATGCTGCAGGCCATCAGCCCCCGCCAAAGCCCGAGCAGCAGTCCTGCCCGCGAGGAGCGCTCGCCCTCACCCACCTTCCGTCTGCCCTTCTTTAACAAGACCTCCCCGCCCCACTACAGCGGGGCACGGGGCTACCTGGTCAGCGAGGACGATGAAGACGATGACAACTAA